Proteins encoded within one genomic window of Bradyrhizobium sp. CB1717:
- a CDS encoding ABC transporter permease, with translation MSVDTLPQSSIPITSPLRPRFGFLTSTPIIATATFLLALIVVISILAPLIAPHDPIQLAPSQRLKPASAQFLLGTDAYGRDLLSRVVYGGRISLLIGIGSAILSIVIGLSIGLVSGFFKLVDSVMMRIMDGLMAMPSILLAIAVVSLSGASIWTVLIAITIPEIPRVARLVRSVVLSAREEPYVEAAISVGSSLPKIMWRHLMPNTIAPLIVQGTYVCASAILTEAILSFLGAGISPETPTWGNIMAEGRQYFQIKPSLIFWPGLLLSIAILSINLIGDAARDALDPRMKQREGK, from the coding sequence ATGTCGGTCGATACCCTTCCCCAGTCGTCCATTCCGATCACGTCGCCGCTGCGGCCGCGCTTCGGATTCCTCACCTCGACGCCGATCATCGCGACGGCGACGTTCCTGCTCGCCCTGATCGTGGTGATCTCGATCCTCGCGCCGCTGATCGCGCCGCATGATCCGATCCAGCTTGCGCCGTCGCAGCGCCTCAAGCCGGCTTCGGCGCAATTCCTGCTCGGCACCGACGCTTACGGACGCGACCTGTTGTCGCGCGTGGTCTATGGCGGCCGCATCTCGCTTCTGATCGGCATCGGCTCGGCGATCCTGTCGATCGTCATCGGCCTTTCGATCGGCCTCGTCTCCGGCTTCTTCAAGCTGGTCGACTCCGTGATGATGCGCATCATGGACGGCCTGATGGCGATGCCGAGCATCCTGCTCGCGATCGCCGTGGTCTCGCTGTCCGGCGCCAGCATCTGGACCGTGCTGATCGCGATCACGATCCCTGAGATTCCGCGCGTGGCGCGCCTGGTCCGCTCGGTCGTGCTGTCGGCGCGCGAGGAGCCTTACGTCGAGGCCGCGATCTCGGTCGGCTCGAGCCTGCCGAAGATCATGTGGCGTCACCTGATGCCGAACACGATCGCGCCGCTGATCGTCCAGGGCACCTATGTCTGCGCCTCCGCGATCCTCACCGAGGCGATCCTCTCCTTCCTCGGCGCCGGCATCTCGCCGGAGACGCCGACCTGGGGCAACATCATGGCCGAGGGCCGCCAGTACTTCCAGATCAAGCCGTCGCTGATCTTCTGGCCGGGGCTTTTGCTCTCGATCGCCATCCTCAGCATCAACCTGATCGGCGACGCCGCCCGTGACGCCCTCGATCCCCGCATGAAGCAGCGGGAAGGGAAGTGA
- a CDS encoding ABC transporter permease, producing MLGYLIRRVLAAVPVMGVVALFVFLLLRLTPGDPAAILAGDNATPERLERIRESLGLNEPLIVQFITWVNKLLHGDLGTSLISNLPVMKMIGQRVEPSISIALCTIILAVIVAVPLGVIAAWKHGTWIDRFVMGLSVLGFSVPVFVVGYVLIEVFAIDLRLVPVQGFRSIFNGFGPFFERMILPTCALSFIYIALIARMTRAAMLDVLGEDYVRTARAKGINEVAVMMRHALRNAAVPVITVIGTGFALLISGVVVTESVFNIPGIGRLTVDAVLARDYPVIQAMILLTSLIYVVVNLLIDVAYTLLDPRIRY from the coding sequence ATGCTAGGTTATCTCATTCGCCGCGTTCTGGCCGCGGTGCCCGTGATGGGCGTCGTCGCGCTGTTCGTGTTCCTGCTGCTGCGGCTGACGCCGGGCGATCCCGCCGCGATCCTTGCCGGCGACAACGCGACACCCGAACGGCTCGAGCGCATCCGCGAATCGCTCGGCCTCAACGAGCCCCTGATCGTGCAGTTCATCACCTGGGTGAACAAGCTGCTGCACGGCGACCTCGGAACATCGCTGATCTCCAACCTGCCGGTCATGAAGATGATCGGCCAGCGCGTCGAGCCGTCGATCTCGATCGCGCTGTGCACCATCATCCTCGCCGTCATCGTCGCGGTGCCGCTGGGCGTGATCGCGGCGTGGAAGCACGGCACCTGGATCGACCGTTTCGTGATGGGCCTGTCCGTGCTCGGCTTCTCGGTGCCGGTGTTCGTGGTCGGCTATGTCTTGATCGAGGTCTTCGCGATCGATCTGCGCCTGGTGCCGGTGCAGGGCTTCCGCAGCATCTTCAACGGTTTCGGCCCGTTCTTCGAGCGCATGATCCTGCCGACCTGCGCCCTGTCCTTCATCTACATCGCGCTGATCGCGCGCATGACGCGCGCGGCGATGCTCGACGTTCTCGGCGAAGATTACGTGCGAACGGCACGTGCGAAAGGCATCAACGAGGTTGCCGTGATGATGCGGCATGCGCTGCGCAATGCCGCCGTGCCCGTGATCACCGTGATCGGCACCGGCTTTGCGCTGCTGATCTCCGGCGTCGTCGTCACCGAGAGCGTGTTCAACATCCCCGGCATCGGGCGTCTCACGGTCGATGCGGTGCTGGCGCGCGACTATCCGGTGATCCAGGCCATGATCCTGCTGACGTCGCTGATCTACGTCGTCGTCAATCTTCTCATCGACGTCGCCTATACACTGCTCGATCCCCGGATCCGGTACTGA
- a CDS encoding D-amino acid dehydrogenase yields MTHIAIIGAGITGVTTAYALLERGFEVTVLDKHRYAAMETSFANGGQLSASNAEVWNSTATILKGLRWMFRRDAPLLMNPRPNWHKYSWMSEFVANIGNYRANTIETTRLAIEARKHLFEIAAREGIDFDLERRGILHIYHDKTGFESGLRVNALLQEGGLDRRPVTPEEIRAIEPTLRKAYYGGFYTPSDATGDIHKFTRGLADACKRRGATFIHEANIDSIARAGSGFVLGWADLAASDALASARGMLKADGVVVCAGVASRHFAALLDDRINVYPVKGYSITVQLDTAESRNATPTVSLLDEAAKIVTSRLGADRFRVAGTAEFNDFNRDIRADRVQPLVDWVRSNFPAIETSRVVPWAGLRPMMPNMMPVVRAGRIPGVFFNTGHGHLGWTLSAATAHMIAGTIDGWRGLNAPPTVPSLGVERELRHAS; encoded by the coding sequence ATGACCCATATCGCCATCATCGGCGCCGGCATCACCGGCGTGACGACTGCCTATGCCCTGCTCGAACGCGGCTTTGAGGTGACGGTGCTCGACAAGCACCGTTACGCCGCGATGGAAACATCGTTCGCCAATGGCGGACAGCTCTCCGCCAGCAATGCCGAAGTGTGGAACAGCACCGCGACCATCCTGAAAGGCTTGCGCTGGATGTTCCGGCGCGACGCGCCGCTGCTGATGAACCCGCGGCCGAACTGGCACAAATATTCGTGGATGAGCGAGTTCGTCGCCAACATCGGCAACTACCGCGCCAATACGATCGAGACCACGCGGCTCGCGATCGAAGCCCGCAAGCATCTGTTCGAGATCGCGGCGCGCGAAGGCATCGACTTCGATCTCGAGCGCCGCGGCATCCTCCACATCTATCACGACAAGACGGGTTTCGAATCCGGCCTGCGCGTCAACGCGCTGCTGCAGGAAGGTGGTCTCGATCGCCGTCCGGTGACGCCTGAGGAGATCCGCGCGATCGAGCCGACGCTGCGCAAGGCGTATTATGGCGGCTTCTACACGCCGTCGGATGCGACCGGCGATATCCACAAGTTCACCCGCGGGCTGGCGGACGCCTGCAAGCGGCGCGGCGCGACCTTCATCCACGAGGCCAATATCGATTCAATCGCGCGCGCCGGCAGCGGCTTCGTGCTCGGCTGGGCCGATCTTGCTGCAAGCGATGCCCTCGCCTCCGCGCGCGGCATGCTGAAGGCCGACGGTGTCGTGGTCTGCGCCGGCGTCGCCAGCCGCCACTTCGCCGCCCTCCTCGACGATCGCATCAACGTCTACCCGGTGAAGGGCTACTCGATCACCGTGCAGCTCGACACCGCCGAGAGCCGCAACGCGACGCCGACCGTGAGCCTGCTCGACGAAGCCGCCAAGATCGTCACCAGCCGGCTCGGTGCCGATCGTTTTCGCGTGGCCGGCACCGCCGAGTTCAACGACTTCAACCGCGACATCCGCGCCGACCGCGTGCAGCCGCTGGTCGACTGGGTGCGTAGCAACTTCCCCGCCATCGAGACCTCGCGCGTCGTGCCCTGGGCCGGGCTGCGCCCGATGATGCCGAACATGATGCCGGTGGTGCGCGCAGGGCGGATTCCGGGCGTGTTCTTCAACACCGGCCACGGCCATCTCGGCTGGACCCTGTCGGCCGCCACCGCGCACATGATCGCCGGGACCATCGACGGCTGGCGCGGGCTCAACGCGCCGCCGACCGTTCCTTCACTTGGGGTTGAGCGTGAGCTGCGTCATGCATCCTGA